A DNA window from Allokutzneria albata contains the following coding sequences:
- a CDS encoding ABC transporter permease — MSSSLAPAASGTTWRGSTLFTQVMVLTGRSLRSVLLDPKNLLFTLLTPLMMLLLFSQVFANVANTPGFPKGVSYINFLMPATLVTTALSAAMTAGIGFVNDLRNGVLARFRALPINGGSVLAARSLADLVRSAVQLIIMIVAAVALFGFTPKGFGVAGALLLALIVGWGLGWLFLAVATWMRNPETLQMFTFLAMFPLMFGSSAYMPLEGLPGWMQFVATINPLTYAIDASRELTLQGTLSSTAFTSIGISLVIAAGGMVFAAKGFRRQ, encoded by the coding sequence ATGAGTTCGTCGCTCGCCCCGGCCGCCTCGGGCACCACCTGGCGCGGCAGCACGCTGTTCACCCAGGTCATGGTGCTCACCGGGCGGTCGCTGCGCAGTGTGCTGCTGGACCCGAAGAACCTGCTGTTCACCCTGCTCACCCCGCTGATGATGCTGTTGCTGTTCAGCCAGGTCTTCGCCAACGTGGCCAACACCCCCGGCTTCCCCAAGGGCGTCAGCTACATCAACTTCCTGATGCCCGCGACGCTGGTCACCACGGCCCTGTCGGCGGCGATGACCGCGGGCATCGGCTTCGTCAACGACCTGCGCAACGGCGTGCTGGCCCGCTTCCGCGCGCTGCCGATCAACGGCGGTTCGGTGCTGGCCGCCCGCAGCCTGGCCGACCTGGTGCGCAGCGCGGTGCAGCTGATCATCATGATCGTCGCGGCGGTCGCGCTGTTCGGCTTCACTCCCAAGGGGTTCGGCGTCGCGGGCGCGCTGCTGCTGGCGCTGATCGTCGGCTGGGGCCTCGGCTGGCTGTTCCTGGCCGTCGCGACCTGGATGCGCAATCCCGAGACCCTGCAGATGTTCACCTTCCTGGCGATGTTCCCGCTGATGTTCGGCTCCAGCGCGTACATGCCGTTGGAGGGGCTGCCGGGCTGGATGCAGTTCGTCGCCACGATCAACCCGCTGACCTACGCGATCGACGCCTCCCGCGAGCTGACGCTGCAGGGCACGCTGAGCTCCACCGCCTTCACCTCGATCGGCATCAGCCTGGTGATCGCGGCGGGCGGGATGGTGTTCGCGGCCAAGGGCTTCCGCAGGCAGTAG
- a CDS encoding ATP-binding cassette domain-containing protein, with translation MTELMIDAVRITKKFGKMTALDGVDLQVPKGTVMGLLGHNGAGKTTLVNILSTLTTATSGTARVAGYDVLTDGHEVRGRIGLTGQFASVDEQITGLDNLVLIARLLGAGKREARERADELLTVFDLTAAGGRKAQTYSGGMRRRLDLAASLVGHPDVIFLDEPTTGLDPSSRNSLWEIVERLVREGTTVLLTTQYLEEADRLADRITVLASGRIVAAGTADQLKGDIGTRTIMLTLAHPGDVTVAMDALKRAGLSPSHDVTRRKISSPAVASTDLILAVRALDRAGVMVTELGISEPSLDDVYLALNHDPKADADNANAVTQIIKAISAA, from the coding sequence ATGACCGAGCTGATGATCGACGCCGTCCGGATCACCAAGAAGTTCGGCAAGATGACCGCCCTGGACGGCGTGGACCTGCAGGTCCCCAAGGGCACGGTGATGGGGCTGCTCGGGCACAACGGCGCGGGCAAGACCACCCTGGTCAACATCCTGTCGACACTGACCACCGCGACCTCCGGCACCGCGCGGGTGGCGGGCTACGACGTGCTCACCGACGGCCACGAGGTGCGCGGCCGGATCGGGCTGACCGGGCAGTTCGCCTCGGTGGACGAGCAGATCACCGGGCTGGACAACCTGGTGCTGATCGCCCGGCTGCTCGGCGCGGGCAAGCGGGAGGCGCGGGAGCGGGCCGACGAGCTGCTGACGGTCTTCGACCTGACCGCCGCGGGCGGGCGCAAGGCGCAGACCTACTCCGGCGGCATGCGGCGGCGGCTGGACCTGGCCGCGAGCCTGGTCGGCCACCCGGACGTGATCTTCCTGGACGAGCCGACGACGGGCCTGGACCCGTCCAGCCGCAACAGCCTGTGGGAGATCGTCGAGCGCCTGGTCCGCGAGGGCACCACGGTCCTGCTGACCACGCAGTACCTGGAGGAGGCGGACCGGCTGGCCGACCGGATCACCGTGCTGGCCTCCGGCCGGATCGTCGCCGCGGGCACCGCGGACCAGCTCAAGGGCGACATCGGCACCCGGACGATCATGCTGACGCTGGCCCACCCCGGGGACGTCACGGTGGCGATGGACGCGCTGAAGCGGGCCGGGCTGAGCCCCTCGCACGACGTGACCCGGCGCAAGATCTCCTCCCCCGCGGTGGCCTCGACCGACCTGATCCTGGCGGTCCGGGCGCTGGACCGGGCCGGGGTGATGGTCACCGAGCTCGGCATCTCCGAGCCGTCGCTGGACGACGTCTACCTGGCCCTCAACCACGACCCGAAGGCCGACGCGGACAACGCCAACGCCGTCACCCAGATCATCAAAGCCATCTCCGCGGCGTGA
- a CDS encoding TetR/AcrR family transcriptional regulator, with amino-acid sequence MTVAGQRRRRAPAMSPEDRRDSIVRATLPLLAEHGGNVTTSQIARAAGIAEGTVFRVFADKKELIGACLEAAFRPDGLAAELTAIPATEGLHKSLVRAVRAIGAHVDRLGSLMQGLAASGYRQDDRENADGEDGPMRHLAPISQALSALLAPHDAQLRLGAERSTGYLMGLVFVDRLAGRFGGTTADPEELVDLFLRGAGSSTEEGPQA; translated from the coding sequence ATGACAGTGGCCGGTCAGCGCCGCAGGCGCGCCCCCGCGATGAGCCCGGAGGACCGCAGGGACTCGATCGTGCGCGCGACGCTGCCCCTGCTGGCCGAGCACGGCGGCAACGTCACGACCAGCCAGATCGCCAGGGCCGCCGGGATCGCCGAGGGCACCGTCTTCCGGGTCTTCGCCGACAAGAAGGAGCTGATCGGCGCCTGCCTGGAGGCCGCGTTCCGGCCCGACGGCCTCGCCGCCGAGCTGACCGCCATACCCGCGACCGAGGGCCTGCACAAGAGCCTGGTGCGCGCGGTCCGGGCGATCGGCGCGCACGTGGACCGGCTCGGTTCGCTGATGCAGGGGCTGGCCGCCTCCGGCTACCGCCAGGACGACCGGGAGAATGCCGACGGCGAGGACGGCCCGATGCGTCACCTGGCGCCGATCAGCCAGGCGCTGTCCGCCCTGCTCGCCCCGCACGACGCACAGCTCCGGCTGGGTGCGGAGCGCTCGACCGGTTACCTGATGGGCCTGGTCTTCGTCGACCGCCTGGCAGGCCGCTTCGGCGGCACCACCGCAGACCCCGAGGAACTCGTGGACCTCTTCCTGCGCGGAGCAGGCAGCAGCACCGAGGAAGGACCGCAGGCATGA
- the ssb gene encoding single-stranded DNA-binding protein, which produces MHDSKATVIGNVVNDPQSRTVKSGACVVSFRVASTRRRLDRASGEWVDADQLFLSVQCWGELGAGVAYSLRKGDPVVVTGRLRTREWETEGQRRSVVELDAEAVGPDLARSLARVQRVHRGASGDAGATVVPGSREPRDGDDSDVSEAAGSLYPV; this is translated from the coding sequence ATGCACGACTCGAAGGCGACAGTGATCGGCAACGTGGTCAACGACCCGCAGAGCCGTACGGTGAAGTCCGGCGCGTGCGTGGTGTCCTTCCGCGTCGCCAGCACCCGGCGGCGCCTGGACCGGGCCAGCGGCGAGTGGGTCGACGCGGACCAGTTGTTCCTGTCCGTGCAATGCTGGGGAGAACTGGGCGCGGGCGTGGCCTACTCGCTGCGCAAGGGCGATCCCGTTGTCGTCACCGGCCGTCTGCGCACCAGGGAGTGGGAGACCGAGGGGCAACGCCGCTCCGTGGTCGAGCTGGACGCCGAGGCGGTCGGCCCCGACCTCGCGCGCAGCCTGGCGCGGGTGCAGCGCGTGCACCGCGGCGCGAGCGGTGACGCGGGCGCCACGGTGGTGCCCGGGTCGCGAGAGCCCCGGGACGGCGATGACAGCGATGTCTCCGAGGCGGCGGGATCGCTGTATCCCGTGTGA
- the ettA gene encoding energy-dependent translational throttle protein EttA, translating into MAEYIYTMKKVRKAHGDKVILDDVYIQFLPGAKIGVVGPNGAGKSSVLKIMAGLDQPNNGEAYLAPGYTVGILQQEPPLNEEKTVLGNVEEGVGEIKVKLDRFNAIAEQMATDYSDELMEEMGKLQEELDHADAWDLDSQLEQAMDALRCPAPDADVTKLSGGERRRVALCKLLLSKPDLLLLDEPTNHLDAESVLWLEQHLASYQGAVLAVTHDRYFLDNVAEWILELDRGRTHPYEGNYSTYLEKKAERLAVEGKKDAKLQKRLKDELAWVRSNAKAKQTKSRARLERYEQMAAEAEKTRKLDFEEIQIPPGPRLGNVVVEVDNLVKGFGDRVLIDGLSFNLPRNGIVGVIGPNGVGKTTLFKTIVGLEKADGGEVKIGETVKLSYVDQNRAGIDPKKNVWEVVSGGLDYIQVGNVEMPSRAYVGAFGFKGADQQKPSGVLSGGERNRLNLALTLKQGGNLILLDEPTNDLDVETLGSLENALEQFPGCAVVISHDRWFLDRIATHILAWEGTDENPAKWFWFEGNFEGYEKNKIERLGAEAARPHRVTYRKLTRG; encoded by the coding sequence ATGGCCGAGTACATCTACACCATGAAAAAGGTGCGCAAGGCACACGGGGACAAGGTCATCCTCGATGACGTCTACATCCAGTTCCTGCCCGGTGCCAAGATCGGCGTCGTCGGCCCGAACGGCGCCGGCAAGTCGAGCGTGCTGAAGATCATGGCCGGCCTGGATCAGCCCAACAACGGCGAGGCCTACCTCGCCCCGGGCTACACGGTCGGCATCCTCCAGCAGGAGCCGCCGCTGAACGAGGAGAAGACGGTCCTCGGCAACGTCGAGGAGGGCGTCGGCGAGATCAAGGTCAAGCTCGACCGCTTCAACGCGATCGCCGAGCAGATGGCCACCGACTACTCCGACGAGCTGATGGAGGAGATGGGCAAGCTCCAGGAGGAGCTCGACCACGCCGACGCGTGGGACCTGGACTCCCAGCTGGAGCAGGCGATGGACGCCCTGCGCTGCCCGGCGCCGGACGCCGACGTCACCAAGCTCTCCGGTGGTGAGCGCCGCCGCGTCGCGCTGTGCAAGCTGCTGCTGTCCAAGCCCGACCTGCTGCTGCTCGACGAGCCCACCAACCACCTGGACGCCGAGAGCGTGCTGTGGCTGGAGCAGCACCTGGCCTCCTACCAGGGCGCCGTGCTCGCCGTCACCCACGACCGGTACTTCCTGGACAACGTGGCCGAGTGGATCCTGGAGCTCGACCGCGGCCGCACCCACCCCTACGAGGGCAACTACTCCACCTACCTGGAGAAGAAGGCCGAGCGCCTCGCCGTCGAGGGCAAGAAGGACGCCAAGCTGCAGAAGCGGCTCAAGGACGAGCTGGCCTGGGTGCGCTCCAACGCCAAGGCCAAGCAGACCAAGTCCCGCGCCCGTCTCGAGCGCTACGAGCAGATGGCCGCGGAGGCCGAGAAGACCAGGAAGCTGGACTTCGAGGAGATCCAGATCCCGCCGGGCCCGCGCCTGGGCAACGTGGTGGTCGAGGTCGACAACCTGGTCAAGGGCTTCGGCGACCGGGTGCTGATCGACGGTCTGTCGTTCAACCTGCCGCGCAACGGCATCGTCGGCGTGATCGGCCCCAACGGCGTCGGCAAGACCACCCTGTTCAAGACCATCGTCGGGCTGGAGAAGGCCGACGGCGGCGAGGTGAAGATCGGCGAGACGGTCAAGCTGTCCTACGTCGACCAGAACCGCGCGGGCATCGACCCGAAGAAGAACGTCTGGGAGGTCGTCTCCGGCGGCTTGGACTACATCCAGGTCGGCAACGTGGAGATGCCGTCCCGTGCCTACGTCGGCGCCTTCGGCTTCAAGGGCGCCGACCAGCAGAAGCCCTCCGGGGTGCTCTCCGGCGGTGAGCGCAACCGGCTCAACCTGGCGCTGACCCTCAAGCAGGGCGGGAACCTGATCCTGCTCGACGAGCCCACCAACGACCTCGACGTCGAGACCCTCGGCTCGCTGGAGAACGCGCTGGAGCAGTTCCCCGGCTGCGCCGTGGTCATCTCGCACGACCGGTGGTTCCTGGACCGCATCGCCACGCACATCCTGGCGTGGGAGGGCACCGACGAGAACCCGGCGAAGTGGTTCTGGTTCGAGGGCAACTTCGAGGGCTACGAGAAGAACAAGATCGAGCGGCTCGGCGCGGAGGCCGCGCGTCCGCACCGGGTCACCTACCGCAAGCTGACCAGAGGCTGA
- a CDS encoding diguanylate cyclase domain-containing protein encodes MAAGGANQGCSEAGLLVTSAWRLRWRAPELTLVLGERAAELALAHSDEWARLRGEMLALFALNRLGQGVAVAERAIAALSAAEAVGEVELGWRLRIELANSARVVGTPLTGFALLRPLLEAGDAPAGLRGAAMVQLVDCLARLGSVPELTDALTEADQLYQQDRQLEADTVVILRSLLRAAAAGNHRRWGDLPAAVHAAEEGIAMLSDLSDPAADSGYASGRLVLQRVCALFDLDRDREAERVALEFMERPVRSPLASSVGWLKLALATRLHLPMGNVESAAELLRGTAHLARRHRSEPLLTQSLQSLAHVYELTGELTEALACLRDAHAAERRRQRAVYGVRMMLIERLSSIQLPGHDTADTGTSLRDQVAATLRRGRIRRDVGRGSAEIDMPGLLTQTGFLRRLDAVVNEDGATDTLALVLLDLAGPEPADAHPRPEEMLNSLVERVRGSLPNQATLARVDGDELAVLLPGTTRDEAQRWVAELRSAIGFPVAVNAGVAEHRPGDTREDLFTQADRALAEAKRPASIPLPDNDFTSAAAHSAGAGFSTGAEFSTGAEFGTDTEFGADAEFRVDADLDHGADPLLDAPFLGDPRLDEPVHETPVQETQEYEEPVRDDQFAEDQFADDHFAEERFEAEPVRPEPVEDEPVAEPVSITPLPSSAVPDDFGYRLDDAPETVAEDEDTSWPVLDPAPEPEADLTAEYEDEPIPDEDHPALGESPEPAFFEAPTTPLPVITEAAEHYPVRDHGAEDDYSDDPDYSDDPDYPEQEASFTAAELETRAVREAGPEASGTFELPSGLLPSVVSFSEPEAADPDDELVEITDVRLDPEPVVESYHHDAWSEPDELELSPAVLPGFAEPETEPEPETAQEPDRDAEDQVRRDSVAELLAQVMAMSKGETGSLPVDPAEDQPEPSEPAPKHNNGWTDPAETRSAAPAPVQDDDSSAYDRVMAHDFLAEMHRADVETTPEPEDPEELDEDSAFEGLSFSVGLPVSAPQTPEADEYEIPEARSDWPPVLTSRDLRLPGSPHADEEPAEPQSFEPRSFEPSAEPAPAAEPPRNGWTSGFPAWPTRNAEPPADTIPEPPPAPKLPEPSEDPEPHEPSPVPDVPEPHPIPDEPGPDAIPAPPRPVPSPQPEAEWSESEATAVDAEHDQPGHDVYAQAPAAHDADGHRDVARSADLAPVEAPRVEPEAAERSADHADIEHRDRTPGPVAHADDEQGDRATAEPASQGDIEQRPAEPETVERSNGAPRPVASIDAQPDEEADDHADDQPGATEHTSAEQPVVESALADQARPERAPTQPAAAESATPAAEPESQEPAPGISPTRVIRRRSLAAEFASWANGQEARGDDEGSGAGQGSGDERDSDHSNTADHSNTGTGERTSTTADRLADVNGPGTNPSLAVHRVVQRRTLDEVTDTAPAAEPEAAPAAQQSQKEQQPQGEQEQSDQQPQERKRLAGGPSSRRRKAGIGLAELLAEAMVAYESTKYEGQNATVVPDAIALDGMLEEQPQRPANGTSAAPPTKVVQAPDSATTLMPAPGDSGALPLPGRPTTVVPRADQHTSVLPTGDSGQHTRVVAAPAQETTFLRPQEPAHRTPEHRSAGHRRPEPQQDQRTEYWGSSPDVPRTAPYVSSGPSGRLPAPPAEPRHRPEADPSGEHPSPGYDSGWSARTRRAPLSMPSAPMGLPPAPGEYGTGEHWSPFGAAVGASARQDPSARHRQPSEPPPAAAPRPPAVASGQTEVGPAGHPSDGEDGPGESRPWVSYGPPDQHWSSLDRGRSND; translated from the coding sequence ATGGCGGCCGGTGGCGCGAACCAGGGATGCAGCGAGGCGGGGTTACTGGTCACCTCCGCCTGGCGGCTTCGCTGGCGCGCGCCCGAGCTGACCCTGGTCCTCGGCGAGCGCGCGGCCGAACTGGCGCTGGCCCACTCCGACGAGTGGGCCAGGCTGCGCGGCGAGATGCTGGCCCTGTTCGCGCTGAACCGGCTCGGACAGGGCGTCGCCGTCGCCGAACGCGCCATCGCCGCCCTGTCGGCGGCGGAGGCGGTCGGCGAGGTCGAGCTGGGCTGGCGGCTGCGGATCGAACTGGCCAACTCGGCCAGGGTGGTCGGCACGCCGCTCACCGGTTTCGCGTTGCTGCGCCCGCTGCTGGAGGCCGGTGACGCACCGGCGGGCCTGCGCGGCGCGGCGATGGTGCAGCTGGTGGACTGCCTCGCCCGGCTGGGCAGCGTGCCCGAGCTGACCGACGCGCTCACCGAGGCCGACCAGCTCTACCAGCAGGACCGGCAGCTGGAAGCCGACACCGTGGTGATCCTGCGGTCGCTGCTGCGCGCGGCGGCCGCGGGCAACCACCGGCGGTGGGGTGACCTGCCCGCCGCGGTGCACGCGGCGGAGGAGGGCATCGCCATGCTCTCCGACCTCTCCGATCCGGCGGCCGACAGCGGCTATGCCAGCGGAAGGCTTGTCCTGCAACGGGTTTGCGCCCTCTTCGACCTCGACCGGGACCGTGAGGCCGAGCGGGTCGCACTGGAGTTCATGGAACGTCCCGTGCGCTCCCCGCTGGCGTCCAGCGTCGGCTGGCTCAAGCTCGCGCTGGCCACCCGCCTGCACCTGCCCATGGGCAACGTGGAGTCGGCCGCGGAGCTGTTGCGCGGCACCGCCCACCTGGCTCGCAGGCACCGCTCCGAGCCACTGCTCACGCAGAGCCTGCAATCGCTGGCGCACGTCTACGAGCTGACCGGCGAGCTGACCGAGGCACTCGCCTGCCTGCGGGACGCGCACGCCGCCGAACGCCGCCGCCAGCGCGCGGTGTACGGGGTGCGCATGATGCTGATCGAGCGGCTGAGCAGCATCCAGCTGCCCGGCCACGACACCGCCGACACGGGAACCTCGCTCCGCGATCAGGTCGCGGCCACGCTGCGCCGGGGCCGTATCCGCCGTGACGTCGGGCGTGGCTCCGCCGAGATCGACATGCCCGGCCTGCTCACCCAGACCGGCTTCCTCCGCAGGCTGGACGCGGTGGTCAACGAGGACGGTGCCACCGACACCCTGGCGCTGGTGCTGCTGGACCTCGCCGGGCCGGAGCCCGCCGACGCCCACCCCCGGCCGGAGGAGATGCTCAACTCGCTGGTCGAGCGCGTGCGCGGCAGCCTGCCCAACCAGGCCACCCTGGCCAGGGTGGACGGCGACGAACTGGCCGTGCTGCTGCCCGGCACCACCCGGGACGAGGCGCAGCGGTGGGTGGCGGAACTGCGCTCGGCCATCGGGTTCCCGGTCGCCGTCAACGCCGGCGTCGCCGAGCACCGGCCCGGCGACACTCGCGAGGACCTGTTCACCCAGGCGGACCGGGCGCTCGCCGAGGCCAAGCGTCCCGCCTCGATCCCGTTGCCGGACAACGACTTCACCTCCGCTGCTGCCCACAGCGCGGGCGCCGGCTTCAGCACTGGCGCGGAATTCAGCACTGGCGCGGAATTCGGCACGGATACGGAATTCGGAGCGGATGCCGAATTCCGGGTTGACGCCGACCTCGACCACGGTGCCGACCCGCTGCTCGACGCCCCGTTCCTGGGCGACCCGCGGCTGGACGAGCCGGTCCACGAAACGCCGGTCCAGGAAACGCAGGAGTACGAGGAGCCGGTCCGCGACGACCAGTTCGCTGAGGACCAGTTCGCCGACGACCACTTCGCCGAAGAGCGGTTCGAGGCCGAGCCCGTCCGGCCGGAGCCGGTCGAGGACGAGCCGGTCGCCGAGCCCGTGAGCATCACGCCGCTGCCCAGCAGCGCGGTGCCCGACGACTTCGGCTATCGGCTCGACGACGCGCCCGAGACCGTCGCGGAGGACGAGGACACCTCCTGGCCGGTCCTCGATCCCGCGCCCGAGCCCGAAGCCGACCTCACCGCGGAGTACGAGGACGAGCCCATCCCGGACGAGGACCACCCGGCGCTCGGCGAGTCGCCGGAGCCCGCGTTCTTCGAGGCGCCGACGACACCGCTGCCGGTGATCACCGAGGCGGCGGAGCACTACCCCGTCCGCGACCACGGCGCGGAGGACGACTACAGCGACGATCCCGACTACAGCGACGATCCCGACTACCCCGAGCAGGAGGCGTCGTTCACCGCCGCGGAGCTGGAGACCCGCGCGGTGCGCGAGGCCGGGCCGGAGGCGAGCGGGACGTTCGAGCTGCCGAGCGGCCTGCTGCCCTCGGTGGTCAGCTTCTCCGAACCCGAGGCCGCCGACCCCGACGACGAGCTGGTGGAGATCACCGACGTCCGCCTGGACCCCGAACCGGTCGTCGAGTCCTACCACCACGACGCCTGGTCGGAACCGGACGAGCTGGAGCTGTCCCCGGCCGTCCTGCCCGGCTTCGCCGAGCCCGAGACCGAACCTGAGCCCGAGACCGCCCAGGAGCCGGACCGGGACGCCGAAGACCAGGTGCGCCGGGACTCGGTGGCCGAACTGCTCGCGCAGGTGATGGCCATGTCCAAGGGGGAGACCGGGAGCCTGCCGGTCGACCCGGCCGAGGACCAGCCGGAGCCGTCCGAGCCCGCCCCGAAGCACAACAACGGCTGGACCGATCCGGCCGAGACCCGCTCCGCCGCTCCCGCGCCCGTCCAGGACGACGACTCCTCGGCGTACGACCGCGTGATGGCGCACGACTTCCTCGCCGAGATGCACCGGGCCGATGTGGAAACGACGCCGGAACCCGAAGATCCGGAGGAACTGGACGAGGACTCGGCCTTCGAGGGCCTGAGCTTCTCGGTCGGGCTCCCGGTGAGCGCTCCACAGACCCCCGAGGCCGACGAGTACGAGATCCCGGAGGCACGGTCCGACTGGCCGCCCGTGCTCACTTCGCGCGATCTCCGCCTGCCCGGCTCACCGCACGCGGACGAGGAACCCGCCGAGCCCCAGTCCTTCGAACCCCGCTCCTTCGAGCCGAGCGCCGAGCCTGCTCCGGCCGCCGAGCCCCCGCGCAACGGCTGGACGAGCGGCTTCCCGGCCTGGCCGACGCGGAACGCCGAGCCCCCTGCGGACACGATTCCCGAGCCCCCGCCCGCGCCGAAGCTGCCGGAACCCAGCGAGGACCCGGAGCCCCACGAGCCGAGCCCCGTCCCGGACGTGCCCGAGCCGCACCCCATTCCGGACGAGCCGGGTCCTGACGCCATCCCCGCGCCGCCGCGACCCGTGCCGTCCCCGCAACCCGAGGCAGAGTGGTCGGAGAGCGAGGCCACCGCCGTCGATGCCGAGCACGACCAGCCCGGGCACGACGTCTACGCCCAGGCTCCCGCCGCGCACGACGCCGACGGTCACCGCGACGTCGCACGGAGCGCCGATCTCGCACCCGTCGAAGCCCCCCGCGTCGAGCCGGAGGCCGCTGAACGCTCCGCCGATCACGCCGACATCGAGCACCGTGACCGCACGCCGGGCCCCGTCGCCCACGCCGATGACGAGCAGGGCGACCGTGCGACCGCCGAACCCGCCTCGCAAGGAGACATCGAGCAGCGGCCTGCTGAACCCGAGACCGTCGAGCGCAGCAACGGCGCGCCCAGGCCCGTCGCCAGCATCGACGCGCAGCCGGACGAGGAAGCCGACGACCACGCGGATGACCAGCCCGGCGCCACCGAGCACACCTCGGCCGAGCAGCCCGTCGTCGAGTCCGCACTCGCTGACCAGGCAAGGCCCGAACGCGCGCCGACTCAGCCCGCAGCCGCCGAATCCGCGACGCCCGCCGCCGAGCCGGAATCGCAGGAGCCCGCGCCCGGTATCTCACCGACCCGCGTGATCCGTCGCCGGTCCCTCGCCGCCGAATTCGCCAGTTGGGCCAACGGCCAGGAGGCCAGGGGCGATGACGAAGGCAGCGGCGCCGGACAGGGCAGTGGTGACGAACGCGACAGTGATCATTCCAACACCGCCGATCATTCCAACACCGGCACCGGCGAGCGGACGAGCACTACTGCCGATCGCCTGGCGGACGTGAACGGGCCAGGCACCAACCCCTCGCTGGCCGTTCACCGCGTCGTGCAGCGCCGCACCCTCGACGAGGTCACCGACACGGCTCCGGCGGCGGAACCCGAGGCCGCCCCAGCCGCTCAGCAGTCCCAGAAAGAGCAGCAGCCCCAAGGGGAACAGGAACAGTCGGACCAGCAGCCCCAGGAGCGGAAGCGCCTCGCGGGCGGGCCGTCGTCCCGGCGCCGCAAGGCGGGGATCGGCCTGGCCGAACTGCTCGCGGAGGCCATGGTCGCCTACGAGAGCACCAAGTACGAGGGGCAGAACGCCACCGTCGTCCCCGACGCGATCGCCCTCGACGGCATGCTCGAAGAGCAGCCCCAGCGTCCGGCGAACGGCACGTCGGCCGCGCCGCCCACCAAGGTCGTGCAGGCGCCCGACTCGGCGACGACGCTGATGCCCGCACCGGGCGACTCCGGCGCACTGCCGCTGCCGGGACGGCCCACCACGGTCGTTCCCCGGGCTGACCAGCACACCAGCGTCCTGCCCACCGGCGACTCGGGGCAGCACACGCGGGTGGTCGCCGCGCCTGCCCAGGAGACGACCTTCCTGCGGCCGCAGGAACCCGCGCACCGGACGCCGGAACACCGGTCGGCGGGCCACCGGCGCCCGGAACCCCAGCAGGACCAGCGCACGGAGTACTGGGGCTCCTCCCCGGACGTGCCGAGGACGGCGCCCTACGTCTCCTCGGGCCCCTCCGGCCGCCTGCCCGCCCCGCCCGCGGAACCGCGGCACCGTCCGGAGGCGGACCCGAGCGGCGAGCACCCCTCGCCCGGCTACGACAGCGGCTGGTCGGCGCGCACCCGGCGAGCACCGCTGTCGATGCCGTCAGCCCCGATGGGGCTGCCGCCGGCCCCCGGCGAGTACGGCACCGGGGAGCACTGGTCGCCGTTCGGCGCGGCTGTCGGCGCGTCCGCCCGTCAAGATCCATCTGCCCGGCACCGGCAGCCGTCGGAGCCGCCACCGGCCGCCGCACCGCGACCACCAGCCGTCGCATCGGGCCAGACCGAAGTCGGTCCGGCCGGCCATCCCTCGGATGGGGAGGACGGACCCGGGGAGTCGCGACCGTGGGTGAGCTACGGCCCGCCTGACCAGCACTGGTCGTCGCTGGATCGGGGTCGCTCGAACGACTGA